A single Oryza brachyantha chromosome 8, ObraRS2, whole genome shotgun sequence DNA region contains:
- the LOC102705456 gene encoding F-box/FBD/LRR-repeat protein At1g13570-like isoform X2 yields the protein METSPPRCKRRLPSPEGGPDDSAAAARAAGLDSLPEELLENIVARLPLRDAVRTSAVSGSWSRRWESTPDLRHYWPRRSRPAAICAVLARYSCDVRRFCTWGIRAEAFPHIDEWLPLLAAKGVQCLTLSFWDYTDVNVEYYTLHPAIFACAQLTSLHLERCFLPTAPEGFAGFPNLTTLNLVYVGLPENGEKKLEAMIRMSPSLVSLELNNVEVTDDDFDDWIIQAPNLERLTIISDIDYGWEIRELPSIQEANINSEDYSIDRDFVKLLTCLAQVRQLEFLIPSTDGNALEGISCSFQKLRNLILHTNFYKASTILSTFGLLTRAPNLKHLEIEITDHENQSDEVDITFFDAMWTNSLFANLDFVSIKSATCWSNEMCFIEFVLSKARVLHEFYIYHDDTGSYSEPREKAINELAKYKRASPKAMVFFRDMEDTWLYP from the exons ATGGAGacctcgccgcctcgctgcAAACGACGCCTGCCGTCGCCAGAGGGGGGTCCGGAtgattcggcggcggcggcgagggcggcgggcCTGGACTCCCTCCCGGAGGAGCTCCTCGAGAATATCGTcgcccgcctccccctccgcgaCGCCGTCCGCACCTCGGCGGTCTCCGGCTCCTGGAGCCGCCGGTGGGAGTCGACCCCCGACCTCCGCCACTACTggccccgccgctcgcgccCCGCGGCCATCTGCGCCGTCCTCGCGCGCTACTCCTGTGACGTCCGCCGGTTCTGCACATGGGGCATCCGTGCGGAGGCTTTCCCCCACATCGACGAGTGGctccccctcctcgccgccaagGGGGTCCAGTGCCTCACCCTCTCGTTCTGGGATTACACCGATGTGAATGTGGAGTACTACACCCTCCACCCCGCCATCTTCGCCTGTGCCCAGCTCACCAGTCTCCACCTCGAGCGCTGCTTCCTCCCGACCGCGCCCGAGGGTTTCGCAGGGTTCCCGAATCTTACAACGTTGAACCTCGTTTACGTTGGCCTTCCGGAGAATGGGGAGAAGAAATTGGAGGCGATGATCCGCATGTCCCCGTCGCTCGTCTCACTGGAGCTCAACAATGTTGAGGTTACTGATGATGACTTCGATGACTGGATAATTCAGGCGCCGAATCTCGAGAGGCTGACTATTATTTCAGATATTGATTATGGATGGGAGATCCGGGAGCTTCCATCTATACAAGAAGCTAATATCAATAGTGAGGACTACTCTATTGATCGTGATTTCGTCAAGCTTCTCACGTGTTTGGCCCAAGTCAGGCAGCTCGAGTTTCTTATTCCG TCCACAGATGGCAATGCTCTAGAGGGAATTTCTTGTTCTTTTCAGAAACTAAGGAATTTAATTCTTCATACAAACTTCTACAAAGCATCTACCATTTTATCTACATTTGGTTTACTCACGAGAGCTCCCAATCTCAAACATCTGGAAATCGAG ATCACAGATCATGAGAATCAGAGCGACGAAGtagatataactttttttgatGCAATGTGGACCAACAGTCTTTTTGCAAATCTTGATTTTGTTAGCATAAAGAGTGCCACTTGTTGGTCAAATGAAATGTGTTTTATTGAATTTGTTCTATCCAAAGCAAGAGTCCTtcatgaattttatatttatcatgATGATACTGGCTCATACTCGGAGCCTAGAGAAAAGGCAATTAATGAGTTGGCAAAGTATAAAAGAGCATCGCCAAAGGCAATGGTATTCTTCAGGGACATGGAG GATACTTGGCTGTACCCATGA
- the LOC102715878 gene encoding cytokinin dehydrogenase 11 has protein sequence MMLAYMDHATAATEPDAGAEPTVAAVDAAECAAARDFGGLVSARPAAVVRPASADDVASAIRAAARTAHLTVAARGNGHSVAGQAMARGGLVLDMRALPRRMQLVVAPSGEKFADVPGGALWEEVLHWAVSKHGLAPASWTDYLRLTVGGTLSNGGVSGQSFRYGPQVSNVAQLEVVTGDGECHVCSRSADPDLFFAVLGGLGQFGVITRARIPLSPAPQTVRWTRVVYASFADYAADAEWLVTRPAHEAFDYVEGFAFVRSDDPVNGWPSVPIPDGARFDPSLLPAGAGPVLYCLEVALYQQHHHHDMDKRVGEMMQQLKYVRGLEFAAGVGYVEFLSRVNRVEDEARRNGSWAAPHPWLNLFISSRDIAAFDRAVLNGMLADGVDGPMLIYPMLKNKWDPATSVALPEGEIFYLVALLRFCRPYPGGGPPVAELVAQNKAIIDACRSNGYDYKIYFPSYRAQSDWARHFGARWTRFVERKARYDPLAILSPGQNIFPRTPSSVSISAVVAPTTAAVTV, from the exons ATGATGCTCGCGTACATGGACCACGCCACCGCGGCCACGGAGCcggacgccggcgccgagccgaccgtggccgccgtcgacgcggccgagtgcgcggcggcgagagacTTCGGCGGCCTCGTGAGCGCCCGccctgccgccgtcgtccgcccGGCGAGCGCGGACGACGTGGCAAGCGCCatccgcgcggcggcgcgcacggcGCACCTGACCGTGGCCGCGCGCGGGAACGGCCACTCGGTGGCCGGGCAGGCCATGGCCCGGGGCGGCCTCGTCCTCGACATGCGCGCCCTCCCGCGCCGCATgcagctcgtcgtcgccccgtCCGGCGAGAAGTTCGCCGACGTCCCCGGCGGCGCGCTCTGGGAGGAGGTGCTCCACTGGGCAGTGTCGAAGCACGGGCTCGCCCCCGCCTCCTGGACGGACTACCTCCGCCTCACCGTCGGCGGCACGCTCTCCAACGGCGGCGTGAGCGGGCAGTCCTTCCGTTACGGCCCACAGGTGTCGAACGTGGCCCAGCTCGAGGTGGTGACGGGCGACGGCGAATGCCACGTCTGCTCCCGCTCCGCCGACCCCGACCTCTTCTTCGCCGTCCTCGGCGGGCTTGGCCAGTTCGGCGTCATCACCCGCGCCCgcatccccctctccccggCGCCACAGACG GTGCGGTGGACGCGGGTGGTGTACGCGAGCTTCGCGGACTACGCGGCGGACGCGGAGTGGCTGGTGACGCGGCCAGCCCACGAGGCGTTCGACTACGTTGAGGGCTTCGCGTTCGTGCGCAGCGACGACCCCGTCAACGGCTGGCCATCGGTGCCCATCCCCGACGGCGCCCGCTTCGACCCgtccctcctccccgccggcgccggcccggTGCTCTACTGCCTGGAGGTCGCCCTGTAccagcagcaccaccaccacgacaTGGACAAG AGGGTGGGGGAGATGATGCAGCAGCTCAAGTACGTGCGGGGCCTGGAGTTCGCGGCGGGGGTCGGGTACGTGGAGTTCCTCTCGCGCGTGAACCGGGTGGAGGACGAGGCCCGCCGCAACGGGAGCTGGGCCGCGCCGCACCCCTGGCTCAACCTCTTCATCTCCTCCCGCGACATCGCCGCCTTCGACCGCGCCGTCCTCAACGGCATgctcgccgacggcgtcgacgggCCCATGCTCATCTACCCCATGCTCAAGAACAA gtgggacccggcCACGTCGGTGGCGCTGCCGGAGGGCGAGATCTTCTACCTGGTAGCGCTGCTCCGATTCTGCCGGCCCTACCCTGGTGGTGGCCCGCCGGTCGCCGAGCTGGTGGCGCAGAACAAGGCAATCATTGACGCCTGCCGGTCCAACGGCTACGACTACAAGATATACTTCCCGAGCTACCGCGCCCAGTCCGACTGGGCGCGCCACTTCGGCGCCAGGTGGACCCGGTTCGTGGAGCGCAAGGCGCGGTACGACCCGCTCGCCATCCTGTCGCCCGGCCAGAACATCTTCCCCAGGACCCCCTCCTCCGTCTCCatctccgccgtcgtcgcccccaccaccgccgccgtgaccGTGTAA
- the LOC102705456 gene encoding F-box/FBD/LRR-repeat protein At1g13570-like isoform X1, with protein sequence METSPPRCKRRLPSPEGGPDDSAAAARAAGLDSLPEELLENIVARLPLRDAVRTSAVSGSWSRRWESTPDLRHYWPRRSRPAAICAVLARYSCDVRRFCTWGIRAEAFPHIDEWLPLLAAKGVQCLTLSFWDYTDVNVEYYTLHPAIFACAQLTSLHLERCFLPTAPEGFAGFPNLTTLNLVYVGLPENGEKKLEAMIRMSPSLVSLELNNVEVTDDDFDDWIIQAPNLERLTIISDIDYGWEIRELPSIQEANINSEDYSIDRDFVKLLTCLAQVRQLEFLIPVDSCDDWEPVSTDGNALEGISCSFQKLRNLILHTNFYKASTILSTFGLLTRAPNLKHLEIEITDHENQSDEVDITFFDAMWTNSLFANLDFVSIKSATCWSNEMCFIEFVLSKARVLHEFYIYHDDTGSYSEPREKAINELAKYKRASPKAMVFFRDMEDTWLYP encoded by the exons ATGGAGacctcgccgcctcgctgcAAACGACGCCTGCCGTCGCCAGAGGGGGGTCCGGAtgattcggcggcggcggcgagggcggcgggcCTGGACTCCCTCCCGGAGGAGCTCCTCGAGAATATCGTcgcccgcctccccctccgcgaCGCCGTCCGCACCTCGGCGGTCTCCGGCTCCTGGAGCCGCCGGTGGGAGTCGACCCCCGACCTCCGCCACTACTggccccgccgctcgcgccCCGCGGCCATCTGCGCCGTCCTCGCGCGCTACTCCTGTGACGTCCGCCGGTTCTGCACATGGGGCATCCGTGCGGAGGCTTTCCCCCACATCGACGAGTGGctccccctcctcgccgccaagGGGGTCCAGTGCCTCACCCTCTCGTTCTGGGATTACACCGATGTGAATGTGGAGTACTACACCCTCCACCCCGCCATCTTCGCCTGTGCCCAGCTCACCAGTCTCCACCTCGAGCGCTGCTTCCTCCCGACCGCGCCCGAGGGTTTCGCAGGGTTCCCGAATCTTACAACGTTGAACCTCGTTTACGTTGGCCTTCCGGAGAATGGGGAGAAGAAATTGGAGGCGATGATCCGCATGTCCCCGTCGCTCGTCTCACTGGAGCTCAACAATGTTGAGGTTACTGATGATGACTTCGATGACTGGATAATTCAGGCGCCGAATCTCGAGAGGCTGACTATTATTTCAGATATTGATTATGGATGGGAGATCCGGGAGCTTCCATCTATACAAGAAGCTAATATCAATAGTGAGGACTACTCTATTGATCGTGATTTCGTCAAGCTTCTCACGTGTTTGGCCCAAGTCAGGCAGCTCGAGTTTCTTATTCCG GTTGACTCCTGTGACGATTGGGAACCAGTG TCCACAGATGGCAATGCTCTAGAGGGAATTTCTTGTTCTTTTCAGAAACTAAGGAATTTAATTCTTCATACAAACTTCTACAAAGCATCTACCATTTTATCTACATTTGGTTTACTCACGAGAGCTCCCAATCTCAAACATCTGGAAATCGAG ATCACAGATCATGAGAATCAGAGCGACGAAGtagatataactttttttgatGCAATGTGGACCAACAGTCTTTTTGCAAATCTTGATTTTGTTAGCATAAAGAGTGCCACTTGTTGGTCAAATGAAATGTGTTTTATTGAATTTGTTCTATCCAAAGCAAGAGTCCTtcatgaattttatatttatcatgATGATACTGGCTCATACTCGGAGCCTAGAGAAAAGGCAATTAATGAGTTGGCAAAGTATAAAAGAGCATCGCCAAAGGCAATGGTATTCTTCAGGGACATGGAG GATACTTGGCTGTACCCATGA